The DNA window CTCCTCGAGCCGTCGGACCGTGCCGCGCACGCTGGCTCCCACCGGGAAGCGCTCGGCCGCCGTCGCCCACGGATCGGGAGCGAGCGCGCGGAGGGACAGCCCGATGCGGCCACGGCCGCCCTTCGGGTCGGGCTCGAGCTTCACGACCTGGGCCTCCACCCGCTGGCCCACCTGCAGCACGTCGGAGGGGTGGGACGCACGGGCGTGGCCGAGCTCGCTCACGTGGATCAGGCCGTCGACGCCGCCGAGGTCGACAAACGCCCCGAAGTCGCGGAGCGACGTCACCGTGCCCGCGACGGTCGCGCCCACGCGAAGCTCGGCCCAGACCGCCCGGGCCTGCTCCGCGGCCTCCTCCTCGAGCAGCTGCCGCCGCGAGACGACGACGTTCCGACCGCCCGCCTCGAGCTTCGTGATCCGGAAGCGGAGGCGCTGCCCGACGTACTGCGCGCCCTCGACTCGCCGCCGGTCGATCTGCGACCCCGGGCAGAAGGCGCGTACGCTCCCGAGCTGGACGTCGTAGCCGCCCTTGTTCTCGCCGGTGACGAGGCCCTCGATCGCGATCCCGTGCGCAAACGCCTGCTCGAGCTCCCCGGGGACGTGCCCGCCACGGCCGGCGACCCGCTTGAGCACGATCGACCCGGAGCGGGCCCCGTCGTCGACCACCGTCGCCTCGATCTCGTCGCCCTCGTGGAGCTGCACCTCACCCGTCGCGGGGTCGCGGAACTCGCCGAGGTCGATCGTCGCCTCGGCCTTGCCGCCGACGGAGACAAAGGCCGCCGCGGCGCCGACGGCGATGACCCGCCCGCGGACGACGTCCCCGGCGGCGAGACGGCGCTCGCGCGTGCGCGCCCCCTCGCTGGCCGCGAAAAGGGCCGCGAAGTCCTCCTCGTCGGGTCCCGCCATGCCTCGGTCCTTTTATATATACCGGGCATCGCCGCGCGACGCGATCCGCACCATGTTGATGCCCGGCCACGGCGGAGGGTAGGCAAGGCCATGGCGGACATGCCGATCGTCGTCTTCGCGGACGGGGCCGCGAAAGGGAACCCCGGGCCGGGAGGCTGGGGCGCGATCGTCGTCACCCCCGACGGCCAGGTGACCGAGCTCGGCGGCGGCACGGGTCACACGACGAACAATCGGATGGAGCTGACCGCGGCCATCGAGGCGCTCCGGCACGTCGGCCGGTCGGCCGGCCCGGTCGCCGTCCACACCGACTCGGCCTACGTCATCCGCGGCATCCGCGACTGGATCCACGGCTGGCGGCGGCGCGGCTGGCGGACCGCCGGGGGCGGCGACGTGGTGAACCGCGATCTCTGGGAGACGCTCGCGGCGGTCGAGGCGCGCGCGGGAAACGTCGCGTGGCACCACGTCCGTGGCCACCAAGGCATTGCGGGCAACGAGCGCGCCGACGAGATCGCGAACGCGTTTGCCGCCGGCCAGCGGCCGACGCTCTACCGCGGTCCGCTCGTCCGCTACGACGTGGCGGTCCTGGACATCCCGGACGATACCAGTCTTCCCCGGCGCGCGTCGGGCCCGCGGGCCGGTGATCGCAAGAGCGCCCCGCATTCGTATCTCAGCGTCGTCGATGGCCGACCCATGCGTCACGCCACCTGGGCCGAATGCGAGCGGCGGGTGAAGGGCAGGTCGGGAGCCCGCTTCAAGAAGGCGATGAGCCCGGCGGACGAGGAAGCCATCCTCCGGAGCTGGGGATTCTCCGCGGACGACCTCCGACGGCTCGCCGATCAGACCTGACGGTCGACCATGTCACGGCAGACAGCGAAGCGTGTACTCCGTGCGGTCCAAGCCGGGCAGGTTGGGCCGCTGGACAACCCGGGTTTCGCCGACGGGGACGACCACCGTCTCCCTCGGCTCCGGTCCACACACCTCCAGGCAGAAGAAGCCGAACGTACAGGAGCCGTCGACCTGCCCGTCGAAGTCGCAACGCCCCTCCTCGGGTGGACCGAGCATCCCGTCCTGGCAGCTCCGGGTGACTGCGGTGCACTGGGGGTCGCCGTCGCAGGTCGCGGGCGCCTGACACCGCAGGACGAGCCTGCCACGCACCCGGCTCCGGTTGACCGGCACCCTGATTGGGTGCTCGAGGTCACAGACAAACACCGGTCCGGGAGGGAAACAGAGCCTACAGAGGGGACAACGGACGAAGGTGCAGATGCCGTCGGTCTGACCATCGGCGTCGCACTCAACGGGGCGAGTGACCGTCGGCGGCCCCGTCAGGCCCTCCACGCACTTCACCCGTCGCCGAGCCGCCGCCGGGGCCCCACGGAAAAGCAGCGCACTGGACATTACGATGAGGACCAGACGCTGCATGGCGACTGGCAGCACGATACTACCGGAGTGCCGCGTGGTCGACCTGTCGATGGACGGCGCCGGCTGTCACGAACGGGGTAGGCGACGGCGGCGTTCCCCTACCCTGCGACCTTCCCGACCAGGTCGTGCGCCGCCTGCTCGACGACGCGCAGCACGGCGGCCTCGTCGCGCGCGCGCGGTTGGTACAGGATCAAGCGGCGTACCCCGAGCTCGGCGAAGCGCTTCGCGGCCTCCACGTCCAGCACCGGCCGCTCGCGCTCGGGCGGGGGCGTGATGCTCACCTCGACGTCCTCAAAGCGACGGCCGACCGCCGCGCACGCCTGTTTGAGGCCCTCGATGCACGCCCGCGTCTTCTCGAGATCGAGCGCGAAGCCGTACCAGCCCTTGGCGAGGCGCGCGGCGCGGCGGAACGCCTCCGGCGTGTGGCCGCCGAAGACGATCTCGGGATGCGGCTTCTGCAGCGGCCGGGGCATCGCCTGGATGCCGGCGAACGACACGAACCGGCCCTCGAACGCCGGCTTCTCCATCGTCCACAGCGCGAGCATCGCCGCCAGGTACTCCTCGCTCCGCGCGCCCTTCTGCGCGAACGGGATGCCGAGCGCGTCGAACTCCGGCTTCAGGTAGCCGACGCCGATCCCAAAGATCAGCCGGCCCCGCGAGAGCACGTCGAGCGAGGCGAGCTGCTTGGCGAGGACGAGGGGGTTCCGCTGCGGCAGGATGATGATGCCCGTGCCGAGGCGGATCGTCCTCGTGTGCGCGGCAAGGAAGGCGAGCGCGACGGC is part of the Deltaproteobacteria bacterium genome and encodes:
- the rnhA gene encoding ribonuclease HI, with translation MADMPIVVFADGAAKGNPGPGGWGAIVVTPDGQVTELGGGTGHTTNNRMELTAAIEALRHVGRSAGPVAVHTDSAYVIRGIRDWIHGWRRRGWRTAGGGDVVNRDLWETLAAVEARAGNVAWHHVRGHQGIAGNERADEIANAFAAGQRPTLYRGPLVRYDVAVLDIPDDTSLPRRASGPRAGDRKSAPHSYLSVVDGRPMRHATWAECERRVKGRSGARFKKAMSPADEEAILRSWGFSADDLRRLADQT
- a CDS encoding S1 RNA-binding domain-containing protein, whose translation is MAGPDEEDFAALFAASEGARTRERRLAAGDVVRGRVIAVGAAAAFVSVGGKAEATIDLGEFRDPATGEVQLHEGDEIEATVVDDGARSGSIVLKRVAGRGGHVPGELEQAFAHGIAIEGLVTGENKGGYDVQLGSVRAFCPGSQIDRRRVEGAQYVGQRLRFRITKLEAGGRNVVVSRRQLLEEEAAEQARAVWAELRVGATVAGTVTSLRDFGAFVDLGGVDGLIHVSELGHARASHPSDVLQVGQRVEAQVVKLEPDPKGGRGRIGLSLRALAPDPWATAAERFPVGASVRGTVRRLEEFGAFVELAPGLDGLVHVSRLALDRRVSHPRQIVSIGDAVDVTVVELDVAKRRIGLSMVEGAKQAKDAAEAEERRDTEQVLAQSSEKSSLGTLGDLLGTSPKRKR
- a CDS encoding LLM class F420-dependent oxidoreductase encodes the protein MKIGLFATNIGACADPAVAAKVAIAAEAAGFESLWTGEHVVLPDPQVPPSPSPPGTPILDPAVALAFLAAHTRTIRLGTGIIILPQRNPLVLAKQLASLDVLSRGRLIFGIGVGYLKPEFDALGIPFAQKGARSEEYLAAMLALWTMEKPAFEGRFVSFAGIQAMPRPLQKPHPEIVFGGHTPEAFRRAARLAKGWYGFALDLEKTRACIEGLKQACAAVGRRFEDVEVSITPPPERERPVLDVEAAKRFAELGVRRLILYQPRARDEAAVLRVVEQAAHDLVGKVAG